The genomic window TCCCGCCGCGCACGGCGCGCTCGATCGCGTCGAGCGGCGTCGCCGCGCCTGAGACGGCGGCGAGGGCGCCCTGGAAGGCCCGGACGATCCACCCGTTCGCCTGTTCGAAGTCCCGCGGATGCCGGCCCTCGGTCGCGTCGATGAGATGGGCCCACCGACCGCGGCGCTCGGCGGGCACGAGGTCGAGCTGCGCACGCATGTCGAGTTCCCCGGTCAGGATGCCGTGGCGGATCGCCCCGCACCACAGAGCGCACGCGTCGAGATTGTCGTCCTCCCAGTGGGTGAGGCGAGCGACGGCGCCTGCGGCCGCGGCGAGTTCCTCGCGCGGGCGATCGAGGTAGCCGAGGGCGACGGGACCCGTGCGCATGAGCGAGCCGTTGCCTCCGCTGCGACCCGATGCGTCGTGCACGGCACGGGATGCCGCGGTGATGGCATCCATTCCTCCGCCGACGGGGATGCGGGACAGGACCTGGCGCGTCTGGGCTCCGACGTCGAGGGCGTCGCGCGCCCACTCCTTCCAGCGGTGCACGATCGTCTCGAGCGACGAGGGGTCTTCGAGGCGGTGCCCGGCGGCGAGTTCGTCGAGGATCGGAACGGCCATGCTCGTGTCATCGGTCCACTCGCGCTCGCCGTGGCCGAAGTGCCCCCGTCCGAAGGCGGGGACGACCTCGTCGGCGAGGGCAGGGCCGAACTCGTAGGCGGAGCCGAGGGCGTCGCCCGCGGCCGAGACGAGGACGGCGCCGACAGCGCGATCGACCTGGGCGGGGGAGGGGGCGCTCATGACCTCAGCCTAGGAGCGACGTCTCTTCTCAGACGCGTGCAGCGCTGAGGGCGCTTGGTGAAAGCTCGACGAGACCTTCCCCTGGCGTCCACCGCCACCTCGTGCCGAGGCCATCGGCGTACTCCAACCGGGTGATGGAGCGATCGCCGGCGACGGTGAAGGGGTCGAGAACGTCAGCCTCGCGGACCGGTCGGGGAATACCGTCCCAGGAGGATTGCAGGGCGAGCCCCCGGTTCTGGACGAAGAACTGTCCGGGCGGCAGCACCTTCATGCGGATGATGTGGGTGTTCTCGCCCGGGCCCGCCACGTGAACTTCGACGTCGTAGAACACGGCCGAGGTCGGGCTCTGGTTCGAGACGACGACCCCGTATCGGCGACCGCTTTCATCTCGGTCGGCCGCCCACCACGAGGCGACACTGCCCGCCAACTGGCGACGGTCGCGCGCACGGTCGACCTCGTCTCGTTGGGCTTCGCGCGTGGCCGAGTCGCGCGCGGAGGCGACGGCCTCTTGACGCGTCTCGTCAGCGGTCCTGTTGGCTGCGAGCGCGACGCGGAGCGCGAAGATACTCAAGATGCACCCCAGGACGGCGGCGAGCGCCGCGACCCAATCGGCGAGGGTTCCGGGTTCGAGAGGGAGTGGCGACATGCCCCTCACGTTAGGGCGAGGCACCGGTCGGGGGCGAGGAGATGCACTGTTTTTCACCCGCACGATCCGCGCTCTCACCCGCGAACGGGCGTCAGATGTCGCTGTAGTCGTTCGCCGGCAGGATGAGTTGCGTCACCGAGTCGCCCTCGAGGACGAGCATCACGTACTGGCGCCCCACCTCGCCCGGGCGTTGCAGGGACTGCGTCCCCGGTGCGTCGCGCGTGTCCAGGCGCAGCTCGGTGGCGTCGAAGCCCTCCGTGGCGCCCGCCGCGACCGCCTCGGCGCGGGTCGAGCCGACACCGATGCCGCCCGTGGTGACGACCGGGTGGTCGGAAACGGTGGGCGTGGTCACGCGAACGGTGGCGCCGCGGGTGGATCCGTCGTTGGGCACGGTCAGGGTGAATCCCGGCCAGGTGAGTTCGGTGAGCTCGAGGGTGCCGCCGTAGGGGCCCTCGACCGCCGACTGCGTGGGCGCCGTGCCGAGCGCTGCCGTCCACGCGTCGACGGCGTTCAGCGAGTACTCGAGGGTCGACCCCGCGGCGATGGAGGCGCTGTCGAGAGCGACGATCAGGACGGCATCGCTCGCCGGGGCTGCCGCGTCGGCCGTGGGTGAGACCGTCGGAGTGGGCTTCTCCGACGGGGTGAAGGCGGGCGTCGGCGAAGCCGATTCCGTCGGCTCGGGCGAGGGCTGCGGGA from Microbacterium testaceum includes these protein-coding regions:
- a CDS encoding ADP-ribosylglycohydrolase family protein; amino-acid sequence: MSAPSPAQVDRAVGAVLVSAAGDALGSAYEFGPALADEVVPAFGRGHFGHGEREWTDDTSMAVPILDELAAGHRLEDPSSLETIVHRWKEWARDALDVGAQTRQVLSRIPVGGGMDAITAASRAVHDASGRSGGNGSLMRTGPVALGYLDRPREELAAAAGAVARLTHWEDDNLDACALWCGAIRHGILTGELDMRAQLDLVPAERRGRWAHLIDATEGRHPRDFEQANGWIVRAFQGALAAVSGAATPLDAIERAVRGGNDTDTVAAIAGSLAGAVWGADALPASHAEGLHGWPGIDGTELARRARAAVGA